A stretch of Suncus etruscus isolate mSunEtr1 chromosome 9, mSunEtr1.pri.cur, whole genome shotgun sequence DNA encodes these proteins:
- the LOC126018283 gene encoding folate receptor alpha-like isoform X1, producing the protein MRQGATDMARGVTPQLLFLLVWGTMVQAAQPRTDLLNVCMNSKHHKEKPGPEDQLHQQCSPWKQNSCCSVNTSQEAHKDISYLYNFNWDHCPIKMTPKCKRHFIQDTCLYECSPNLGPWIQPVDQSWRKERILDVPLCKEDCELWWKDCQTSYTCKSNWHKGWNWTSGFNQCPVQAACHRFDFYFPTPADLCNEIWSHSYKVSNYSRGSGRCIQMWFDPAQGNPNEEVARFYADAMSGSELRGAPLLLGPTLVLLWLFL; encoded by the exons ATGAGGCAAGGGG CGACAGACATGGCCAGAGGGGTGACTCCACAGCTGCTATTCCTGCTTGTATGGGGGACCATGGTTCAAGCTGCGCAGCCCAGGACCGACCTTCTAAATGTCTGCATGAACTCCAAGCACCATAAGGAGAAGCCAGGCCCTGAAGACCAGCTGCACCAGCAG TGCAGTCCCTGGAAGCAAAACTCTTGTTGCTCCGTCAATACCAGCCAGGAAGCTCATAAGGATATTTCATACCTGTATAATTTTAATTGGGACCATTGTCCCATTAAGATGACACCAAAGTGCAAACGGCACTTCATCCAGGACACCTGCCTGTATGAGTGTTCTCCCAACCTGGGGCCCTGGATCCAGCCAGTTGACCAGAGCTGGCGCAAAGAAAGAATCCTGGATGTACCACTGTGCAAGGAAGATTGTGAGCTCTGGTGGAAGGATTGTCAAACTTCCTATACCTGCAAGAGCAACTGGCACAAGGGCTGGAACTGGACCTCAG GCTTTAACCAGTGTCCAGTGCAAGCCGCTTGCCATCGCTTCGATTTCTATTTCCCTACCCCAGCTGACCTATGCAATGAGATTTGGAGTCACTCCTACAAGGTCAGCAATTATAGCCGAGGCAGTGGCCGCTGCATCCAGATGTGGTTTGACCCAGCCCAGGGCAACCCCAATGAAGAGGTGGCCAGGTTCTATGCTGACGCCATGAGTGGATCTGAGCTTCGTGGAGCCCCTCTTTTGCTTGGCCCCACCTTGGTGCTACTCTggttgtttctttga
- the LOC126018283 gene encoding folate receptor alpha-like isoform X2 → MARGVTPQLLFLLVWGTMVQAAQPRTDLLNVCMNSKHHKEKPGPEDQLHQQCSPWKQNSCCSVNTSQEAHKDISYLYNFNWDHCPIKMTPKCKRHFIQDTCLYECSPNLGPWIQPVDQSWRKERILDVPLCKEDCELWWKDCQTSYTCKSNWHKGWNWTSGFNQCPVQAACHRFDFYFPTPADLCNEIWSHSYKVSNYSRGSGRCIQMWFDPAQGNPNEEVARFYADAMSGSELRGAPLLLGPTLVLLWLFL, encoded by the exons ATGGCCAGAGGGGTGACTCCACAGCTGCTATTCCTGCTTGTATGGGGGACCATGGTTCAAGCTGCGCAGCCCAGGACCGACCTTCTAAATGTCTGCATGAACTCCAAGCACCATAAGGAGAAGCCAGGCCCTGAAGACCAGCTGCACCAGCAG TGCAGTCCCTGGAAGCAAAACTCTTGTTGCTCCGTCAATACCAGCCAGGAAGCTCATAAGGATATTTCATACCTGTATAATTTTAATTGGGACCATTGTCCCATTAAGATGACACCAAAGTGCAAACGGCACTTCATCCAGGACACCTGCCTGTATGAGTGTTCTCCCAACCTGGGGCCCTGGATCCAGCCAGTTGACCAGAGCTGGCGCAAAGAAAGAATCCTGGATGTACCACTGTGCAAGGAAGATTGTGAGCTCTGGTGGAAGGATTGTCAAACTTCCTATACCTGCAAGAGCAACTGGCACAAGGGCTGGAACTGGACCTCAG GCTTTAACCAGTGTCCAGTGCAAGCCGCTTGCCATCGCTTCGATTTCTATTTCCCTACCCCAGCTGACCTATGCAATGAGATTTGGAGTCACTCCTACAAGGTCAGCAATTATAGCCGAGGCAGTGGCCGCTGCATCCAGATGTGGTTTGACCCAGCCCAGGGCAACCCCAATGAAGAGGTGGCCAGGTTCTATGCTGACGCCATGAGTGGATCTGAGCTTCGTGGAGCCCCTCTTTTGCTTGGCCCCACCTTGGTGCTACTCTggttgtttctttga